In the Streptomyces sp. cg36 genome, one interval contains:
- a CDS encoding DUF2334 domain-containing protein, with amino-acid sequence MKSLRKARLRRARGRRRLTVVLALLTALFGTVLAASAAPAGQPPPRPDLTVPVAGLNKVGLADWAKAQLTADTRRRTTPPGPVGKILSGVTDTVRRLLQAAAPASTSTLVLYDTAGPYGYLGELYAMATANLGGHFGTVTAKPVSQYTAGMLGQYTATVYLGSTYYGGDLPDAVPPALYQDVLASTKPVVWAGDNIWNMGNAVGVAQFTQKYGWDPTTSYFSDGGSIGTVTQVTYGGQALTRKIPDGQDGGVLRPNVLTGAGYPPVTTVAEALDSSTGKTFPWAVRSANLTYLGEIPFAYVSESDRVIAFEDMLFDALAPGTATQHRAMVRLEDISPDSDPAQLKTMADYLYSQHIPYGINVIPVYTDPKGVYNGGTAQTVTLAQRPQVVSALRYMLARGAVLMEHGYTHQYGSVDNPYTGVTGDDFEFYRAHVDAGNNVVYDGPVAEDSALWAQSRVTAGLTAFTLAGLPRPLLWTTPHYAASATDYRVFGQNFGARLERSLYFAGTLTGGTADPNRFIGQFFPYVVNDVYGTKVLPENIGNYEPVEINNHPPRLPADLVASAKANLAVRDGFASFFYHPYYPLQPLIDTINGIKALGYTFVSPAAL; translated from the coding sequence GTGAAATCCCTGAGAAAGGCGCGGCTGCGCCGTGCCCGGGGACGGCGGCGGCTCACCGTCGTCCTCGCCCTGCTCACGGCGCTCTTCGGCACCGTGCTCGCGGCCTCGGCCGCCCCGGCGGGCCAGCCGCCACCCCGTCCCGACCTCACCGTGCCCGTCGCCGGACTGAACAAGGTCGGCCTGGCCGACTGGGCGAAGGCGCAGCTCACGGCCGACACCCGGCGCCGCACCACACCGCCGGGGCCGGTCGGCAAGATCCTGTCGGGCGTCACGGACACCGTGCGCCGGCTCCTCCAGGCGGCGGCGCCCGCCTCCACCTCCACGCTCGTGCTCTACGACACGGCGGGACCCTACGGATACCTCGGCGAGCTGTACGCCATGGCCACCGCCAACCTCGGCGGTCACTTCGGCACCGTAACCGCCAAGCCGGTCTCCCAGTACACCGCGGGCATGCTCGGCCAGTACACCGCGACCGTCTACCTGGGCTCCACGTACTACGGCGGCGACCTCCCGGACGCCGTGCCGCCCGCCCTCTACCAGGACGTCCTGGCCTCCACCAAGCCGGTGGTCTGGGCCGGGGACAACATCTGGAACATGGGCAACGCGGTCGGCGTGGCCCAGTTCACCCAGAAGTACGGCTGGGACCCGACCACCTCGTACTTCTCGGACGGCGGCTCCATCGGGACCGTCACCCAGGTGACCTACGGGGGCCAGGCCCTCACCCGGAAGATCCCGGACGGGCAGGACGGCGGCGTGCTGCGCCCCAACGTCCTCACCGGGGCCGGGTATCCGCCGGTGACCACGGTCGCGGAGGCGCTCGACTCCTCGACGGGCAAGACCTTCCCCTGGGCGGTGCGCTCGGCCAACCTCACCTATCTGGGTGAGATCCCGTTCGCCTACGTCTCCGAGAGCGACCGGGTCATCGCCTTCGAGGACATGCTCTTCGACGCGCTCGCGCCCGGCACCGCCACCCAGCACCGGGCCATGGTCCGGCTGGAGGACATCAGCCCCGACTCCGACCCGGCCCAGCTCAAGACCATGGCCGACTACCTCTACTCGCAGCACATCCCGTACGGGATCAACGTCATCCCCGTCTACACCGACCCCAAGGGCGTCTACAACGGCGGGACCGCGCAGACGGTGACGCTGGCGCAGCGCCCGCAGGTCGTCTCGGCGCTGCGGTACATGCTGGCGCGCGGCGCGGTGCTGATGGAGCACGGCTACACGCACCAGTACGGCTCGGTCGACAACCCCTACACCGGGGTGACGGGTGACGACTTCGAGTTCTACCGGGCCCATGTGGACGCGGGGAACAACGTGGTCTACGACGGCCCGGTGGCCGAGGACTCCGCGCTGTGGGCGCAGTCCCGGGTCACCGCCGGACTCACCGCGTTCACCCTGGCCGGTCTGCCGCGGCCACTGCTGTGGACGACGCCGCACTACGCCGCGTCCGCCACGGACTACCGCGTCTTCGGCCAGAACTTCGGGGCCCGGCTGGAACGTTCGCTGTACTTCGCCGGGACGCTCACCGGTGGTACGGCGGACCCGAACCGGTTCATCGGCCAGTTCTTCCCGTACGTCGTCAACGACGTGTACGGGACCAAGGTGCTGCCGGAGAACATCGGGAACTATGAGCCCGTGGAAATCAACAACCATCCGCCGCGGCTCCCGGCCGACCTGGTCGCCTCGGCCAAGGCCAACCTCGCGGTCCGGGACGGCTTCGCGAGCTTCTTCTACCACCCCTACTATCCGCTCCAGCCGCTGATCGACACGATCAACGGCATCAAGGCCCTGGGCTACACCTTCGTCAGCCCCGCGGCCCTGTGA